In one Thioclava sp. ES.031 genomic region, the following are encoded:
- the hslV gene encoding ATP-dependent protease subunit HslV — MAEEKFPGWHGTTIIGIRKGGKVVVAGDGQVSLGQTVIKGSARKVRRLSPGGHDIVAGFAGSTADAFTLLERLEKKLEASPGQLMRGCVELAKDWRMDKYLRNLEAMLIVTDGKDLYVLTGAGDVLEPEHGIAAIGSGGNFALAAARGLMETDLDAEAVARKAMAIASDICVYTNGNLTVESIGG; from the coding sequence ATGGCCGAAGAGAAATTCCCGGGCTGGCACGGCACGACGATCATCGGCATCCGCAAGGGTGGTAAAGTGGTGGTCGCGGGCGACGGGCAGGTCAGCCTTGGCCAGACCGTCATCAAGGGTTCGGCGCGCAAGGTGCGCCGCCTGAGCCCCGGCGGTCACGACATCGTGGCGGGCTTTGCGGGCTCTACCGCGGATGCGTTCACCCTGCTGGAGCGGCTCGAGAAGAAGCTGGAGGCTTCGCCCGGTCAGCTGATGCGCGGCTGCGTGGAACTGGCAAAGGATTGGCGCATGGACAAATACCTGCGCAATCTCGAAGCGATGCTGATCGTGACCGATGGCAAGGACCTCTATGTCCTGACCGGCGCGGGTGACGTGCTGGAGCCGGAACATGGCATCGCCGCGATCGGCTCGGGCGGCAATTTCGCCCTCGCTGCGGCCCGTGGGCTGATGGAAACCGATCTCGACGCCGAGGCGGTCGCGCGCAAGGCGATGGCGATCGCGTCGGACATCTGCGTCTACACCAATGGCAACCTGACGGTGGAGAGCATCGGTGGCTGA
- the trxA gene encoding thioredoxin encodes MATVAVTDATFDEEVRKSDVPVVVDFWAEWCGPCRMIGPSLEEIAQEMSGKIKVVKVNVDENPDSPATLGVRGIPALFLFKDGEVVSNKIGAAPKAALQSWINESI; translated from the coding sequence ATGGCTACCGTTGCTGTTACCGACGCCACTTTCGACGAAGAAGTGCGCAAGTCCGACGTTCCCGTCGTGGTGGATTTCTGGGCTGAATGGTGCGGCCCCTGCCGCATGATCGGCCCGTCGCTCGAAGAGATTGCCCAGGAAATGTCGGGCAAGATCAAGGTCGTGAAAGTGAACGTCGACGAGAACCCCGACAGCCCGGCGACGCTGGGTGTGCGCGGCATTCCCGCCCTCTTCCTGTTCAAGGACGGCGAAGTCGTATCGAACAAGATCGGCGCAGCCCCGAAAGCGGCGCTGCAAAGCTGGATCAACGAATCGATCTGA
- the addA gene encoding double-strand break repair helicase AddA, protein MTHPASLRQHQASQPDSSVWLAANAGSGKTKVLTDRVARMLLAGTEPQRILCLTYTKAAAAEMQNRLLGLLGGWAMMDEAKLREKLRALGADESLSAEDLAKARRLFAKAIETPGGLKIQTIHAFCAGLLRRFPLEAKVSPGFSEMDDRAGELMREDILEEIATGPDCDRLDALLGVYSGEDLTALAADISRNRVGFVGDLGFPDLLEAYDLPRDMTEEALLSEVFDDGDLKLIRDVAPAFLASSKNDQRVGAGLAAAHERDLDAVQALEDVLCVKKPKDGPPYQPKLDKVATKALAKSLGDGTMAALSDLSERVSENRPRRLAFVAAKRAHALHRFAQVFLPRLDAYKAARGWLDFDDLIDRAAALLDEPSVAQWVLFRLDGGIDHILVDEAQDTSPRQWRVIERIAEEFTSGEGAHKGERTLFVVGDRKQSIYSFQGADLQQFEEMRAHFARKFADIGRALSPLELEHSFRSSAAVLRSVDLAFARGAEQGLGGAPSHIAFHEALPGRVDLWPAIESVKTEDKDDWESPVDLTSAESAISQLSRMIAAEISAMIAQGVQIPDHEAPGGARPVHEGDFLILVRRRSELFSEIIRACKSIGLAVAGADRLKLGAELAVRDIRSLLSFLATPEDDLSLAEALRSPLLNWSEQELYQLAQPRKGYLWEALRRGEMRPDTQEMLKDLRDNSDFLRPFELIERLLTRHGGRERLLARLGPEAEDGIDELISQALAFERNEVPSLTGFLGWLDADDVQVKRQLDGAGRAIRVMTVHGSKGLEAPIVILPDTAKKKEPNPPKILRLDNGVAGLRQPAPDAPEAQLSAAGKETTARAEEAQRLLYVAMTRAEKWLIVAAAGEVGEGDETWYSRMKSGLEAAGTEDVTGLSRPLQELGEFPRHATGAWPENARAPAAAEEVTRLDLPAWSLTPAAAVEPPPRPLSPSDLGGAKALFGDGEMMDEDEALRHGRNLHRLLEHLPDRPRDQWEDLAELLLSEGEDALLPGEIEPVLAEAIRVLEAPGMAAWLGPDCLAEVEITAALEEFGGQRIHGFIDRLRIDTEGVHILDYKSNRIVPASPDRVPEGIVRQMAAYRAALRQIHPGRSITCAILWTQDGTIMPLADAQLDGSLRTPTVS, encoded by the coding sequence ATGACCCATCCGGCCAGCCTCAGACAGCATCAGGCCTCGCAACCGGACAGCTCGGTCTGGCTCGCCGCGAATGCGGGGTCGGGCAAGACCAAAGTGCTGACCGACCGCGTCGCGCGCATGCTTTTGGCGGGAACAGAGCCTCAACGCATCCTGTGCCTGACCTACACCAAGGCCGCCGCGGCGGAGATGCAGAACCGTCTGCTCGGGCTGCTGGGCGGCTGGGCGATGATGGACGAGGCGAAGCTGCGCGAGAAGCTGCGGGCGCTTGGTGCCGATGAGTCGCTGTCGGCCGAGGATCTGGCGAAAGCGCGGCGGCTGTTCGCCAAGGCGATCGAGACGCCGGGCGGGCTGAAGATCCAGACCATCCACGCCTTCTGCGCGGGGTTGCTGCGCCGCTTCCCGCTCGAGGCGAAAGTCTCGCCGGGCTTTTCCGAGATGGACGACCGCGCCGGGGAATTGATGCGCGAGGATATCCTCGAGGAGATCGCGACCGGCCCGGATTGCGACCGGCTCGATGCGTTGCTCGGCGTCTATTCCGGTGAGGATCTGACGGCCCTCGCAGCCGATATAAGCCGGAATAGGGTCGGTTTTGTAGGCGATCTGGGCTTTCCCGATCTGCTGGAAGCCTACGATCTGCCGCGGGACATGACCGAAGAGGCGCTGCTGTCCGAGGTCTTCGACGACGGGGATCTGAAGTTGATCCGCGACGTCGCGCCTGCGTTTCTCGCGAGCTCCAAGAACGATCAGCGCGTCGGCGCAGGGTTGGCGGCGGCGCATGAACGCGATCTGGACGCTGTGCAGGCTCTGGAAGACGTGCTTTGCGTCAAGAAACCGAAGGACGGACCGCCCTATCAGCCCAAGCTCGACAAGGTCGCCACCAAGGCGCTCGCCAAATCGCTGGGCGACGGCACGATGGCGGCGCTGTCCGATCTGTCCGAGCGCGTCTCCGAGAACCGTCCCCGCCGCCTCGCTTTCGTCGCGGCCAAGCGCGCCCATGCGTTGCACCGCTTTGCGCAGGTCTTCCTGCCGCGGCTCGACGCCTATAAGGCCGCGCGCGGCTGGCTCGATTTCGACGATCTGATCGACCGCGCGGCGGCGCTGCTCGACGAGCCGTCGGTGGCGCAATGGGTGCTGTTCCGCCTCGATGGCGGGATCGACCACATCCTCGTCGATGAGGCGCAGGATACCAGCCCCCGGCAATGGCGGGTGATCGAGCGGATCGCCGAGGAATTCACCTCCGGTGAAGGCGCGCATAAGGGCGAGCGCACGCTCTTCGTGGTGGGCGACCGCAAGCAGTCGATTTATTCCTTCCAAGGGGCCGACCTTCAGCAATTCGAGGAAATGCGCGCCCATTTCGCCCGAAAATTCGCGGATATCGGTCGCGCGCTCTCTCCGCTGGAGCTGGAGCACTCCTTCCGATCGTCCGCCGCCGTGCTGCGTTCCGTGGACCTCGCTTTTGCGCGCGGGGCCGAGCAGGGCCTGGGCGGCGCGCCCTCGCATATCGCCTTCCACGAGGCGCTACCGGGCCGCGTCGATCTATGGCCTGCGATCGAGTCGGTGAAGACGGAGGACAAGGACGATTGGGAAAGCCCGGTCGATCTGACGAGCGCGGAATCTGCGATTTCCCAGCTGTCGCGCATGATCGCCGCCGAGATCTCCGCGATGATCGCGCAGGGGGTGCAGATCCCCGATCACGAGGCGCCCGGCGGCGCGCGCCCGGTGCATGAGGGCGATTTCCTGATCCTCGTGCGGCGTCGCTCGGAGCTGTTTTCCGAGATCATCCGCGCCTGCAAATCGATCGGGCTGGCGGTCGCGGGGGCGGATCGCCTGAAGCTCGGGGCGGAGCTTGCGGTGCGCGACATCCGCTCGCTTCTCAGCTTCCTCGCGACGCCCGAGGACGATCTGTCGCTGGCGGAGGCGCTGCGCTCGCCGCTTCTGAACTGGTCCGAGCAGGAGCTCTATCAGCTCGCGCAGCCCCGGAAGGGCTATCTCTGGGAGGCGCTCCGCCGTGGCGAGATGCGGCCCGATACGCAGGAGATGCTCAAAGATCTGCGCGACAATTCCGATTTCCTGCGGCCATTCGAGCTGATCGAACGCCTGCTGACCCGGCATGGCGGGCGCGAGCGGCTTCTGGCGCGGCTTGGGCCCGAGGCGGAAGACGGGATCGACGAGCTGATCTCGCAAGCGCTGGCGTTCGAGCGCAATGAAGTGCCGAGCCTGACCGGGTTCCTCGGCTGGCTCGATGCGGATGACGTGCAAGTGAAGCGGCAGCTGGACGGGGCAGGGCGCGCGATCCGGGTGATGACGGTCCACGGCTCGAAAGGGCTGGAAGCGCCGATCGTGATATTGCCCGATACGGCGAAGAAAAAAGAGCCTAATCCGCCGAAAATCCTGCGTCTGGACAATGGCGTCGCGGGCTTGCGGCAGCCCGCGCCGGACGCGCCGGAGGCGCAGCTTTCCGCCGCAGGAAAAGAGACGACTGCCCGGGCGGAGGAGGCGCAGCGGCTTCTCTACGTCGCGATGACGCGGGCGGAGAAATGGCTGATCGTGGCCGCAGCTGGCGAGGTCGGCGAGGGCGACGAGACTTGGTATAGCCGGATGAAATCGGGCCTCGAAGCTGCCGGGACCGAGGACGTCACGGGCCTTTCCAGGCCATTGCAGGAATTGGGCGAGTTTCCACGCCACGCGACCGGCGCATGGCCGGAAAACGCGCGCGCCCCGGCAGCCGCAGAGGAGGTCACGCGACTGGATCTGCCCGCATGGAGCCTCACGCCCGCAGCCGCCGTCGAGCCGCCGCCGCGCCCGCTTTCGCCCTCCGATCTGGGCGGGGCGAAGGCTCTGTTCGGCGATGGCGAGATGATGGATGAAGACGAGGCGCTGCGGCACGGGCGCAACCTGCACCGGCTTCTCGAACATCTGCCGGACCGGCCGCGCGACCAGTGGGAAGACCTTGCCGAACTGTTGCTGTCCGAGGGCGAGGATGCGCTGCTTCCGGGTGAAATAGAGCCTGTTTTGGCCGAGGCGATCCGCGTTCTCGAAGCGCCGGGCATGGCGGCCTGGCTGGGCCCGGACTGTCTGGCGGAGGTCGAGATCACCGCCGCGCTGGAGGAATTCGGCGGCCAGCGGATTCACGGCTTCATCGACCGTCTGCGGATCGATACCGAAGGGGTTCACATTCTCGATTACAAATCCAACCGCATCGTCCCGGCGTCGCCCGATCGGGTGCCCGAAGGGATCGTGCGACAGATGGCCGCCTATCGCGCGGCATTGCGCCAAATTCACCCCGGACGCAGCATTACCTGCGCGATCCTGTGGACACAGGACGGAACGATCATGCCGCTCGCAGATGCACAGCTAGACGGGAGCTTGCGCACGCCCACTGTATCTTGA
- the addB gene encoding double-strand break repair protein AddB — MSEAIASVYGLPPGVDFPRALVAGLRARFADQPPEALARVTLYLNSGRMRRRVREVFLESGALYLPRLLLVSDLGADPLAGLPLPVPPLRRKLELAQFVEQLTRAMPEFEAGASQFALAESLYSLLAEMQSEGVHIDDLDQLELTETHARHWQESLRFIRIIARYFESDAELDRESRQRMVVEAVIERWRESPPADPVIVAGSTGSHGATSLFMQAVARLENGSIVLPGFDRNMTQAAWDSLYSGPFPLEDHPQFRYRSLLDKLGLSADNVVDWDQITAPDPGRNRLVSLALRPAPVTDQWRREGAGLGPLVPACQGLSLIEARDPRHEALSIALALRDAVERSVSSALITPDRLLARRVSAALDRWGIVPDDSAGQPLQQTAPGRFLRQIAAMRARPVGIADLIALLKHPLTATGEEERGPHLRNTRELELRLRRYGPAFPDRESLTKWAEKDPDSRESWAQWLCDILEDFAAPPAAALADHVEQHFRLAERVAAGPSAATETSELWREAAGREARRLMEDLRSQSGFGGHLGALDYADLVNRHLQSGLVRQTLAAHPLIAIWGTLEARAQGAELVICGGLNEGSWPEAPAPDPWFSRQMRLESGLLLPERQVGLSAHDFQQAVAGPQVILSRCVRDAEAQTIPSRWLNRLLNLVDGLPDQGGTEALAEMRGRGKRWLDLADALETPRITLEPAKRPSPRPPVDVRPRELPVTAIETLIRDPYDIYAKRILKLRALDPLRPEPDALLRGQVLHQIVETFVKTYDETATIEAALARLMEIAEEVMLREIPWPSAQRIWLARVRGIAETFCRAEAERRAQGAPMVVEKKGSVSLQNPLFTLTAKPDRIDILEDGRAWIYDYKTGTPPSEREVMAFNKQMLLEAAMVGRGAFEAIGPREVAGMSYVRLGGDGATTQIKGKSGDRSETPEESWEKFRKLIARYFEPAQGFTARRAPQKARARTDYDQVSRFGEWDVTDEAEGEDVS, encoded by the coding sequence ATGAGTGAGGCCATCGCCTCCGTCTATGGGCTCCCGCCGGGCGTCGATTTTCCCCGCGCCCTGGTTGCTGGCCTGCGCGCGCGCTTTGCCGATCAGCCGCCCGAGGCGCTGGCCCGGGTCACCCTCTATCTGAACTCCGGGCGGATGCGTCGCCGGGTGCGGGAGGTCTTCCTCGAAAGCGGCGCGCTCTATCTGCCGCGGCTCCTGCTGGTCAGCGATCTCGGGGCCGATCCGCTCGCGGGTCTGCCGCTGCCGGTGCCCCCGCTGCGCCGCAAGCTCGAACTGGCCCAGTTCGTCGAGCAACTCACCCGCGCCATGCCCGAATTCGAGGCGGGCGCGAGCCAATTCGCGCTGGCCGAGAGCCTGTATTCCCTTCTTGCCGAGATGCAGAGCGAGGGCGTCCATATCGACGATCTCGACCAGCTGGAGCTGACCGAGACCCACGCCCGCCACTGGCAGGAGAGCCTGCGCTTCATCCGCATCATCGCCCGCTATTTCGAAAGCGACGCCGAGTTGGACCGCGAGAGCCGACAGCGGATGGTCGTGGAGGCGGTGATCGAGCGTTGGCGCGAAAGCCCACCCGCGGATCCGGTGATCGTCGCAGGCTCGACCGGTTCGCATGGGGCGACCTCGCTCTTCATGCAGGCGGTTGCGCGGTTGGAAAACGGGTCGATCGTTCTTCCCGGCTTCGACCGCAACATGACGCAGGCGGCGTGGGATAGTCTCTATTCTGGCCCATTTCCGCTCGAAGACCACCCGCAGTTCCGCTATCGCAGCTTGCTCGACAAGCTCGGACTTTCGGCGGACAACGTCGTCGATTGGGACCAGATCACCGCGCCGGACCCGGGCCGCAACCGTCTCGTTTCGCTCGCGCTGCGGCCGGCGCCGGTTACCGATCAATGGCGGCGCGAAGGCGCTGGGCTGGGGCCGCTCGTTCCGGCCTGTCAGGGGCTGTCGCTGATCGAAGCGCGCGATCCGCGCCATGAGGCGCTGTCGATCGCGCTCGCGCTGCGCGACGCGGTCGAGCGGAGCGTCAGTTCGGCTCTGATCACGCCCGATCGCCTTCTGGCGCGCCGCGTGTCGGCGGCGCTCGACCGGTGGGGGATCGTGCCGGACGACAGTGCGGGGCAGCCGCTGCAGCAGACTGCGCCGGGCCGGTTCCTGCGGCAGATCGCGGCGATGCGGGCGCGTCCGGTCGGGATCGCCGATCTGATCGCGCTCCTGAAACATCCCCTCACCGCGACCGGCGAGGAAGAGCGCGGGCCGCATCTGCGCAATACGCGCGAGCTGGAGCTGCGCCTGCGCCGCTATGGTCCCGCCTTCCCGGATCGCGAGAGTCTCACGAAATGGGCAGAAAAAGACCCTGATTCACGGGAATCCTGGGCACAGTGGCTCTGCGATATTCTCGAGGATTTCGCGGCACCCCCCGCGGCCGCGCTGGCAGATCATGTGGAACAGCACTTCCGGCTCGCCGAACGGGTCGCCGCCGGACCGAGTGCCGCGACCGAGACCAGCGAGCTATGGCGCGAGGCGGCGGGTCGTGAAGCGCGTCGCCTGATGGAAGACCTGCGTAGCCAGTCCGGCTTCGGCGGGCATCTCGGCGCGCTCGATTACGCCGATCTGGTTAACCGGCACCTTCAGAGCGGGCTCGTGCGGCAGACGCTCGCCGCGCATCCGCTGATCGCGATCTGGGGGACGCTGGAAGCGCGGGCGCAGGGCGCCGAACTGGTGATCTGTGGCGGGTTGAACGAGGGAAGCTGGCCCGAAGCCCCCGCGCCCGATCCGTGGTTCAGCCGTCAAATGCGGCTGGAATCGGGTCTATTGCTGCCCGAACGGCAGGTCGGCCTCTCGGCGCATGACTTCCAGCAGGCGGTTGCCGGGCCGCAGGTGATCTTGTCGCGCTGTGTGCGGGATGCGGAGGCGCAGACGATTCCGTCGCGCTGGCTCAATCGTCTCTTGAACCTCGTCGACGGTCTGCCCGATCAAGGCGGCACCGAGGCGCTGGCCGAGATGCGCGGGCGCGGTAAACGCTGGCTCGATCTGGCGGATGCGCTCGAGACGCCGCGGATCACGCTGGAGCCCGCCAAACGCCCGTCACCGCGCCCGCCGGTCGATGTGCGCCCGCGCGAATTGCCGGTCACCGCGATCGAGACCCTGATCCGCGACCCCTATGATATCTACGCGAAGCGCATCCTGAAGCTGCGCGCTCTCGATCCGCTGCGCCCCGAACCCGACGCCTTGCTGCGCGGTCAGGTGCTGCACCAGATCGTCGAAACCTTCGTGAAGACCTATGACGAGACCGCCACGATCGAGGCGGCGCTGGCACGTCTGATGGAGATCGCCGAGGAGGTGATGCTCCGGGAAATTCCGTGGCCCAGTGCGCAGCGCATCTGGCTCGCGCGGGTTCGGGGGATCGCCGAGACTTTCTGCCGGGCCGAGGCCGAGCGTCGCGCGCAGGGCGCACCCATGGTGGTGGAGAAAAAAGGCTCTGTTTCACTGCAAAACCCGCTTTTCACGCTGACCGCGAAACCCGACCGGATCGATATTCTCGAAGACGGGCGCGCCTGGATCTACGACTACAAGACCGGCACGCCGCCTTCCGAGCGGGAAGTGATGGCGTTCAACAAGCAGATGCTTCTGGAGGCCGCGATGGTCGGGCGCGGGGCGTTCGAGGCGATCGGGCCGCGCGAGGTCGCGGGCATGTCCTATGTGCGGCTCGGCGGCGACGGCGCCACCACGCAGATCAAGGGCAAATCCGGGGATCGTAGCGAGACGCCCGAGGAAAGCTGGGAGAAATTCCGCAAGCTGATCGCGCGCTATTTCGAGCCGGCTCAGGGCTTCACCGCGCGGCGCGCTCCGCAGAAGGCACGCGCCCGGACGGATTACGATCAGGTCTCGCGCTTCGGGGAATGGGATGTCACCGATGAGGCCGAGGGGGAGGACGTGTCATGA
- a CDS encoding nucleotidyltransferase family protein yields MPDQPDALMLFAAGFGTRMGALTQTRPKPMIEVAGRPLIDHALDLARAGGARRLVANVHYLADQVVAHLAGQDVAISDERDEILETGGGLRKALPLLGEGPVMTLNTDAVWRGANPVARLREAWRPEDMSALLMLVRPENARGHTGAGDFTMDETGRLTRGPGYIYTGAQMLNPAGIGSISERSFSLNILWDEMIAAGRVFGLVHDGGWCDVGRPESIPLAEAMLDE; encoded by the coding sequence ATGCCCGACCAGCCCGACGCCTTGATGCTCTTCGCCGCCGGTTTCGGCACGCGCATGGGCGCGCTGACGCAAACGCGGCCCAAGCCGATGATCGAGGTCGCCGGGCGTCCTCTGATCGATCACGCGCTCGATCTTGCACGGGCGGGCGGGGCGCGGCGGCTGGTGGCCAATGTGCATTACCTCGCCGATCAGGTGGTCGCGCATCTGGCCGGGCAGGACGTCGCGATCTCTGATGAGCGCGACGAAATTCTGGAAACCGGCGGCGGGCTGCGCAAGGCGCTGCCGCTGCTGGGTGAGGGGCCGGTGATGACGCTCAACACCGATGCCGTCTGGCGCGGCGCGAACCCCGTGGCCCGGCTGCGTGAAGCGTGGCGGCCCGAGGATATGTCGGCGCTTCTGATGCTGGTGCGGCCCGAAAATGCGCGCGGACATACGGGCGCGGGCGATTTCACGATGGACGAGACCGGCCGCCTGACGCGCGGGCCGGGCTATATCTATACCGGTGCACAAATGCTGAATCCCGCTGGAATAGGGTCTATTTCTGAGCGGAGCTTCTCGCTGAACATCCTTTGGGACGAGATGATCGCGGCGGGGCGCGTCTTCGGTCTCGTGCATGACGGGGGGTGGTGCGATGTCGGGCGACCCGAGTCCATTCCTTTGGCCGAGGCGATGCTCGATGAGTGA
- a CDS encoding aminoglycoside phosphotransferase family protein: MADEAEIQSFLTAAGWHDASRRPLAGDASARSYERLTRGADRAVLMKAPDGAEIARFTRIGDWLAEAGFSTPKVLARDDAAGLLLLEDFGDALAARHLDARPENEPALYALITEFLADLPRHAPPEDLPLLDGPALADLLDLVPEFYPCTDRAAADALQQAISDKFDTLPAWKPVLCLRDFHAENIILLDRPGLRRLGLLDYQDALRAHPAYDLVSALQDARRDVSPQVEKAEIAHYCALTKTDPGAFQLAYRLLGLQRALRILGIFARLTIRDGKPQYLEYMPRVYAYISRNLADPALADLAELFHSAYPAPDPNLIADLRQKCPTSPTP, translated from the coding sequence ATGGCTGACGAAGCCGAGATTCAAAGCTTCCTCACCGCCGCCGGGTGGCACGACGCCAGCCGCCGCCCGCTCGCCGGAGATGCCTCGGCCCGCAGTTACGAACGCCTGACCCGCGGCGCAGATCGCGCCGTGCTGATGAAAGCGCCCGACGGGGCCGAGATCGCCCGGTTCACCCGCATCGGCGATTGGCTCGCCGAAGCCGGTTTTTCCACCCCGAAGGTACTCGCGCGCGACGATGCGGCGGGGCTGCTGTTGCTCGAAGATTTCGGCGATGCCCTCGCGGCTCGCCACCTCGACGCGAGGCCCGAAAACGAGCCTGCGCTTTATGCTCTGATCACCGAATTCCTTGCCGATCTTCCCCGCCATGCGCCGCCCGAGGATCTGCCGCTGCTGGATGGTCCCGCGCTCGCCGATCTTCTGGATTTGGTGCCGGAGTTCTACCCCTGCACGGATCGCGCCGCCGCGGATGCGCTCCAACAGGCGATTTCCGATAAATTCGACACTCTTCCCGCGTGGAAGCCGGTCCTATGCCTGCGCGATTTCCATGCGGAGAACATCATTCTGCTGGATCGTCCGGGCCTGCGCCGCCTGGGGCTTCTCGACTATCAGGACGCGCTGCGCGCCCACCCCGCCTATGATTTGGTCTCCGCGCTGCAAGACGCGCGGCGCGACGTGAGCCCGCAGGTCGAGAAAGCCGAGATCGCCCATTACTGCGCGCTGACCAAGACCGATCCGGGCGCGTTCCAGCTCGCCTACCGGCTGCTCGGCCTGCAACGCGCGCTGCGGATTCTCGGGATCTTCGCGCGGCTGACCATTCGAGACGGGAAGCCCCAATATCTTGAGTATATGCCCCGCGTTTACGCCTATATCTCGCGCAACCTCGCCGATCCCGCGCTTGCCGATCTGGCGGAGCTGTTCCACTCTGCCTATCCTGCGCCCGACCCGAATTTGATTGCTGATTTGAGACAAAAATGCCCGACCAGCCCGACGCCTTGA
- the tsaE gene encoding tRNA (adenosine(37)-N6)-threonylcarbamoyltransferase complex ATPase subunit type 1 TsaE produces the protein MHAPTHAPVSSEMPCLDLPDPEATERLGALFAEFAGPGDVLLLDGQIGAGKTHFARALIQARLGVAEHVPSPTFTLVQTYEADCEIWHADLYRLTDPDEVLELGLDAAFDNAICLIEWPDRLGSAAPKGALRLRFEQTEEGAARRVCFETNTPLSRQVLEAWNG, from the coding sequence ATGCACGCGCCGACGCACGCCCCCGTTTCCAGCGAAATGCCCTGCCTCGATCTCCCCGATCCCGAGGCGACGGAGCGGCTTGGCGCGCTCTTTGCCGAATTCGCCGGACCGGGCGATGTGCTGCTGCTCGACGGTCAGATCGGCGCCGGGAAGACCCATTTCGCGCGCGCCCTGATCCAGGCGCGGCTCGGCGTGGCCGAGCATGTGCCCTCGCCGACCTTCACGCTTGTCCAGACCTACGAGGCCGATTGCGAAATCTGGCATGCCGATCTCTATCGGCTCACCGACCCCGATGAGGTTCTCGAGCTCGGGCTGGATGCGGCCTTCGACAACGCGATCTGCCTGATCGAATGGCCCGACCGGCTCGGGTCCGCCGCGCCGAAAGGGGCGCTTCGGCTGCGTTTCGAGCAAACCGAAGAAGGCGCGGCGCGAAGGGTCTGTTTCGAGACGAATACACCTCTTTCGCGGCAGGTTCTGGAGGCGTGGAATGGCTGA